A single region of the Gilliamella apis genome encodes:
- the glnA gene encoding glutamate--ammonia ligase: MSTQKVLTLIKENDVKFVDLRFTDTKGKEQHVTIPVSQIDADFFEDGKMFDGSSIAGWKGINESDMVLMPDASSAVIDPFFEDVTLNIRCDVLEPATLQGYDRDPRSIAKRAEEFLKSSGIADTVIFGPEPEFFLFDDVRFGSPMSGSFVHIDDIEAAWNSGTKYEEGNKGHRPGVKGGYFPLPPVDSSQDIRSEMCLIMEQLGLVVEAHHHEVATAGQNEIACRFNTLTKKADEVQIYKYVVQNVAHAYGKTATFMPKPMFGDNGSGMHCHQSLAKDGVNLFAGDKYAGLSEMALFYIGGIIKHAKAINAFANPATNSYKRLVPGYEAPVMLAYSARNRSASIRIPVVTSPKARRIEVRFPDPAGNPYLSFAAQLMAGLDGIINKIHPGDAMDKNLYDLPPEESKLIPQVAGSLEEALDALDADREFLTRGNVFTNDTIDAYIDLKRQDVDRVRMTPHPVEFELYYSL; the protein is encoded by the coding sequence ATGTCTACACAAAAAGTTTTAACGCTAATAAAAGAAAACGATGTTAAGTTTGTTGATTTACGTTTTACTGATACTAAAGGTAAAGAACAACACGTTACAATTCCTGTAAGTCAAATCGACGCTGATTTTTTTGAAGATGGTAAAATGTTTGATGGCTCTTCCATTGCTGGTTGGAAAGGCATTAACGAATCAGATATGGTTTTAATGCCAGATGCATCAAGCGCAGTAATTGATCCGTTTTTTGAAGACGTAACATTAAATATTCGTTGTGACGTTTTAGAACCAGCGACTTTACAAGGTTATGACCGTGATCCTCGTTCAATTGCTAAACGTGCTGAAGAGTTTTTAAAATCATCAGGTATTGCAGATACCGTTATTTTTGGACCAGAACCTGAGTTTTTCTTATTTGATGATGTTCGTTTTGGATCGCCAATGTCTGGTAGCTTTGTTCATATTGATGATATCGAGGCCGCTTGGAACTCTGGTACTAAATACGAAGAAGGTAATAAGGGGCATCGTCCTGGCGTTAAAGGTGGTTATTTCCCACTTCCTCCGGTTGACTCGTCACAAGATATTCGTTCTGAAATGTGTTTAATCATGGAACAACTAGGTTTAGTTGTTGAAGCTCATCACCATGAAGTTGCAACTGCAGGCCAAAATGAGATTGCTTGTCGTTTCAATACATTAACTAAAAAAGCTGATGAAGTTCAAATTTATAAATATGTTGTACAAAATGTTGCTCATGCTTATGGTAAAACCGCAACATTTATGCCAAAACCTATGTTTGGCGATAACGGTTCAGGTATGCATTGTCACCAATCTCTTGCTAAAGATGGCGTAAACCTTTTTGCTGGTGATAAATATGCTGGCCTTTCTGAAATGGCGTTATTCTATATTGGTGGTATTATCAAACATGCTAAAGCGATTAATGCTTTTGCTAACCCAGCGACTAACTCTTATAAACGTTTAGTACCAGGTTATGAAGCACCAGTTATGCTTGCATATTCTGCGCGTAATCGTTCTGCATCAATTCGTATTCCAGTGGTTACTAGCCCTAAAGCGCGTCGTATTGAAGTTCGCTTCCCTGATCCAGCAGGTAACCCATACTTATCATTTGCAGCGCAATTAATGGCTGGTTTAGATGGTATTATCAATAAGATTCATCCGGGTGATGCGATGGATAAAAACTTATATGACTTACCACCAGAAGAGTCTAAATTAATTCCACAAGTTGCTGGTTCACTTGAAGAAGCTCTTGACGCGTTAGATGCGGATCGTGAATTCTTAACTCGTGGTAATGTATTTACTAATGACACTATTGATGCTTATATTGACTTAAAACGTCAAGATGTTGATCGTGTTCGTATGACACCACATCCGGTTGAATTTGAACTCTACTACAGTCTATAA
- the glnL gene encoding nitrogen regulation protein NR(II), which yields MTFDNESDANLVLDSMITNILLLDKKLNILYANTAAQQLLAQSSKKILDSYFPDLLGYFSLDLELMQNALDQNQGFTDSEVNLVINNELHILSLTAQLLANGHVLIEMAPLNSHKKLSQEQLQQAQQNAARELVRGLAHEIKNPLGGLRGAAQLLSRELPNNELQDYTKIIIEQADRLRNLVDRLLGPQQRLQQKQQNIHQAIERIYALLCLEKQLNVEIIRDYDPSLPEFTHDSEQIEQVVLNIVRNALQAIGTKSGCIKIRTRTAFQVTLHGQRYRLCARIDIEDNGPGVPVHIQDTLFYPMVSGYEGGTGIGLSIAHNIIDQHNGKIEFNSWPGHTEFSIYLPIKQ from the coding sequence ATGACATTTGATAATGAATCTGATGCAAATCTTGTTCTCGACTCAATGATTACCAATATTTTATTACTCGATAAAAAACTCAATATTCTTTATGCCAATACCGCGGCACAGCAGTTACTTGCTCAAAGTTCGAAAAAAATATTAGATAGTTATTTTCCTGACTTATTAGGTTATTTTTCCCTCGATCTTGAGTTGATGCAAAATGCATTAGATCAGAATCAAGGATTTACCGATAGCGAAGTTAATTTAGTCATAAACAATGAATTACATATTTTATCGTTAACCGCACAATTGCTGGCTAATGGTCATGTACTTATCGAAATGGCACCATTAAATAGTCATAAAAAGTTGAGTCAAGAACAACTACAACAAGCTCAACAAAATGCTGCCCGCGAATTAGTGCGCGGACTTGCTCATGAAATTAAAAATCCGCTTGGTGGACTAAGAGGAGCGGCGCAATTATTGTCACGAGAGCTACCTAACAATGAGTTGCAAGATTATACAAAAATTATCATTGAGCAGGCTGATAGGTTAAGAAATTTAGTTGATAGATTATTAGGTCCTCAACAGCGGTTACAACAGAAACAACAGAATATACATCAAGCTATCGAACGGATCTATGCGCTTTTATGTTTAGAAAAACAGCTAAATGTTGAGATTATCCGTGATTATGATCCTAGTTTGCCTGAATTCACTCACGATTCAGAACAGATTGAACAAGTGGTTTTAAATATTGTTCGTAATGCTTTACAGGCAATTGGTACGAAATCTGGTTGTATTAAGATCAGGACTCGAACAGCATTTCAAGTTACCTTGCATGGTCAACGTTACCGACTTTGTGCGCGTATCGATATTGAAGATAATGGCCCTGGAGTGCCCGTGCATATTCAAGATACATTATTTTACCCAATGGTTAGTGGTTATGAAGGAGGTACCGGCATTGGCTTGTCGATTGCCCATAATATTATTGACCAGCATAATGGAAAGATTGAATTTAATAGTTGGCCAGGTCATACTGAGTTTTCTATCTATTTACCAATCAAACAATGA
- the glnG gene encoding nitrogen regulation protein NR(I), producing the protein MTMNVWIVDDDSSIRWVLEKALTNAHFNCISFSSGQEVIDALVNHPQKPAVLLSDIKMPGIDGLSLLNYIKEQMPNLPVIIMTAHSDLDAAVNAYQKGAYDYIPKPFDVDEVIQLVERAILQSQSNKPNNSSTSKASTGIIGEAPAMQEVFRIIGRLSKSSISVLINGESGTGKELVAKALHTHSPRSQSPFIALNMAAIPKDLIESELFGHEKGAFTGAAQIRHGRFEQANGGTLFLDEIGDMPLDVQTRLLRVLADGQFYRIGGYSPVKVDVRIIAATHQDLQARVKEGKFREDLFHRLNVIRILLPPLRDRAQDIPKLAEHFLRTTAKELGVESKVLSLDALNLLCLFNWPGNVRQLENVCRWVTVMSSNNEVYVQDLPPELLQLSASDASANYEVTTNVTNQILPETDWKKLLEQWAKQALLAGQTGILTQTVIDVERILLRCALNFTRGHKQDAANLLGWGRNTLTRKLKELSDDN; encoded by the coding sequence ATGACGATGAATGTTTGGATTGTTGATGATGATAGTTCGATTAGATGGGTTTTAGAGAAAGCGCTTACTAATGCTCATTTTAACTGCATCAGTTTTTCGAGCGGTCAAGAAGTGATTGATGCTTTAGTTAATCATCCACAGAAGCCAGCAGTATTATTATCCGATATTAAAATGCCAGGTATTGATGGGTTATCTTTGCTTAATTATATCAAAGAGCAAATGCCTAATTTACCGGTGATTATTATGACTGCTCATTCAGACCTTGATGCTGCAGTGAATGCTTATCAAAAGGGAGCTTATGATTATATTCCTAAACCTTTTGATGTCGATGAAGTCATTCAATTGGTTGAACGGGCTATTTTACAAAGTCAAAGTAATAAACCTAATAATTCCTCTACTAGCAAAGCTTCTACGGGTATTATTGGTGAAGCTCCCGCCATGCAGGAAGTGTTTCGTATTATTGGACGACTATCTAAATCATCTATCAGCGTACTTATTAATGGTGAATCAGGAACGGGTAAGGAGTTAGTGGCTAAAGCTTTACATACTCATAGCCCACGCTCACAGTCACCATTTATTGCACTAAATATGGCTGCTATTCCTAAAGATCTGATTGAATCGGAACTATTTGGGCATGAAAAAGGGGCATTTACTGGAGCTGCTCAAATAAGGCATGGTCGATTCGAACAAGCTAATGGTGGAACGCTATTTTTAGATGAAATTGGTGATATGCCATTGGATGTGCAAACTCGATTATTAAGAGTTCTTGCTGATGGTCAATTTTATCGGATAGGTGGTTATTCACCTGTAAAAGTTGATGTACGTATAATTGCCGCTACGCATCAAGATTTACAAGCTAGAGTAAAGGAAGGTAAATTTAGAGAAGATTTGTTTCATCGGCTAAATGTGATTCGAATTTTATTACCACCATTACGTGATAGAGCGCAAGATATACCTAAATTAGCTGAACATTTTTTACGGACCACAGCCAAAGAATTAGGTGTTGAAAGTAAAGTGCTAAGCCTTGATGCTCTCAATCTTTTATGTCTGTTCAATTGGCCGGGTAATGTAAGGCAACTAGAAAATGTTTGTCGTTGGGTAACAGTAATGTCGTCCAATAATGAAGTTTATGTACAAGATTTACCACCAGAACTATTACAATTATCTGCTTCTGATGCCTCAGCTAATTATGAGGTTACTACCAATGTAACCAATCAGATATTACCAGAAACCGATTGGAAAAAACTGTTAGAACAGTGGGCTAAACAAGCCTTATTAGCTGGTCAAACCGGAATTTTGACGCAAACAGTGATTGATGTCGAAAGAATTTTATTGAGGTGTGCGCTTAATTTTACTCGCGGACATAAGCAAGATGCGGCTAATCTGCTTGGCTGGGGACGAAATACTTTAACGAGAAAACTCAAAGAATTATCAGATGATAATTGA